ACAGGAGCAAAGGGATTCGTCCCCCTATAGTGTCGACCGACCGAGATCGGTATCGCCCCAATAGGGGTCCCCGCTTCCACAACTACACCCCCTTGATTGTACCAAGGGGTAAGGTTCTAGACGAAGCACTACAGATTGAATTGATTCCGGCACTAAAGCAGTCGCAAACCCCTCCCAATGCCGATACCAGTATACGTTACCAGTACCATCGTAACTACGGCTACACGATCGAAGGATGCCAAGCActgaaagataaaattgaagagCTCGTCCAGGCCGGTCATCTCCGCAAGTTCGTGAAAACTACCGTTACTGCATCCAGGTCACCCCAGCGTGATCATGATCCCTGAGAACGTTCGAGACGAAGAGACAACTGAACCTGCGACAATCACTATCGTTCAAACAGAAGGAAAAGAAGCGAAAGTCCGGTTAGACGAACGAAACCTAAAAGTGAAAGTCCTGAGCGTAGGAGTCGAACTAAACAGAAAGTTCGCGCGGTCATCAATACAATCGCTGGACCGGTACCACTCGGCCAGCCCCCTCAAGAGATTAACTACATTGCAGGTGGTTTTGCAGGTGGAGGATGTTCTAATTCAGCAAGGAAGAAACATTTAAGAGCAGTTCAATCCGTTCATTCGACCTCCACACAACGCCGACCGCACATACCACCAATCACTTTCACCGACGATGATTTCACAGCAATTGATCCATCTCAAGATGACCCCATGGTAATAACTGTGGAGATAGATAAATTCGCAATCGCAAAAGTCTTAGTAGATCAAGGTAGCTCGGTCGACATCCTTTACTGGGAAACATTTAAGAAGATGAAGATCCCAGAGGCAGAGATACAACCCTACAACGAACAGATAGTCGGTTTCTCAGGAGAAAGTGTAGATACGAGAGGATTTATCGATTTATACACTATATTCGACGACGACTACCTCAGTAAGACCATCAACATACGATACCTACTCGTCAACGCCAACACATCGTACAATATTTTGCTCGGTCGTCCATCTATCAATAGGCTGAAGGCCATTGTCTCAACCCCTCATTTAGCTATGAAGTTCCCCTCGGTCAATGGAGATATAGCAACCGTACATGTAGATCAGAAGATAGCACGAGAGTGCTATGTAGCTAGCCTGAAGGTGGAGCCAACCCGAAGGCTTTATACCACGTCGGCCGACCGAACCACAGAGCGAAGAGGCCGGTCACCAGAAAGACGTTCTAAAGGAAGAGAATCTAGAAGACACTTAGTCGCTTTAGTTGATATGGATCCTCGGCTGGATGATCCCCGGATGGAAGCAGGGGAAGATCTTCAACCCATATTCCTCCGTGACAAAGATCGCAAGACACACATGGGGACATCTCTCAAGCCGGACGACCGAGAGGTGATCGATAAGACGTTAACAAAAAATGCTGACCTTTTTGCTTGGACCGCTGCAGACATGCCAGGGGTAAAATCAGATGTTATCACCCATCGGTTATCTGTCTATAAAGAGGACAGGCCGATCgctcaaaagaaaaggaaactagGTGAAGAACGACGCAAAGCCGCACGGGAGGAAACAGACAAGCTAGTTCAAGCTGGTTTTATTCAGAAGGCCCACTACACAACGTGGTTAGCCAATGTGGTGATGGTaaaaaaggcgaatggaaaatggagaatgtgtgtaGATTATACAGACCTTAACAaagcatgcccaaaggactcgtatccctTACCTACAATCGACTGACTGGTCGACGGTGCGGTCGGTCATCAAATCCTAAGTTTCCTTAATGCTTATTCGGGTTATAACCAAATACAAATGTACCACCGTGATCGAGAG
The sequence above is a segment of the Phaseolus vulgaris cultivar G19833 chromosome 2, P. vulgaris v2.0, whole genome shotgun sequence genome. Coding sequences within it:
- the LOC137809362 gene encoding uncharacterized protein; translation: MVITVEIDKFAIAKVLVDQGSSVDILYWETFKKMKIPEAEIQPYNEQIVGFSGESVDTRGFIDLYTIFDDDYLSKTINIRYLLVNANTSYNILLGRPSINRLKAIVSTPHLAMKFPSVNGDIATVHVDQKIARECYVASLKVEPTRRLYTTSADRTTERRGRSPERRSKGRESRRHLVALVDMDPRLDDPRMEAGEDLQPIFLRDKDRKTHMGTSLKPDDREVIDKTLTKNADLFAWTAADMPGVKSDVITHRLSVYKEDRPIAQKKRKLGEERRKAAREETDKLVQAGFIQKAHYTTWLANVVMVKKANGKWRMCVDYTDLNKACPKDSYPLPTID